A single region of the Gossypium arboreum isolate Shixiya-1 chromosome 12, ASM2569848v2, whole genome shotgun sequence genome encodes:
- the LOC108477584 gene encoding bidirectional sugar transporter SWEET3 yields MGDRLRLAVGIMGNASSLLLYAAPILTFTRVIRKRSTEEFSCIPYIVALSNCLLYTWYGLPVVSYKWENFPVITINGLGIILELSFIFIYLWFAPTRGKIKAGTITTMVMVIFTVTAIISAFVFHDHHHRKVFVGTIGLVASVAMYAAPLVVVKQVIMTKSVEFMPFYLSFFSFLASVLWLAYGLLSHDLLLASPNLVGLPLGILQLGLYCKYRKRGIIEEEPSKWDLEHNNIQGKPKHMQLSMNEDVNGKI; encoded by the exons ATGGGTGATAGGCTACGCCTAGCAGTTGGTATCATGG GCAATGCTTCTTCTTTGTTGCTTTATGCTGCACCAAT CTTGACTTTTACAAGGGTAATAAGGAAAAGAAGCACTGAAGAATTCTCATGCATCCCATACATCGTTGCACTATCGAATTGTCTCCTTTACACATGGTATGGATTGCCTGTTGTGAGCTACAAGTGGGAAAATTTCCCTGTCATCACCATTAATGGTTTAGGGATCATCTTAGAGTTATCTTTCATCTTCATCTATCTTTGGTTTGCTCCAACAAGAGGAAAG ATTAAAGCTGGTACCATAACGACGATGGTTATGGTAATATTTACCGTAACTGCAATTATATCGGCTTTTGTATTTCATGATCATCATCATCGGAAAGTTTTTGTTGGGACTATTGGGCTGGTGGCTTCAGTGGCAATGTATGCTGCTCCACTTGTCGTCGTG AAACAAGTGATAATGACAAAGAGTGTGGAATTTATGccgttttatttatcttttttctCGTTCTTGGCTAGTGTTCTTTGGTTGGCTTATGGACTACTGAGTCACGATCTCCTTCTAGCG TCACCAAATCTGGTTGGCCTCCCTTTGGGCATATTGCAACTTGGACTTTACTGCAAATATAGGAAAAGAGGAATTATAGAAGAAGAACCAAGCAAATGGGATTTAGAGCATAATAATATCCAGGGGAAACCCAAACATATGCAGCTCTCAATGAACGAAGATGTCAATGGAAAGATCTGA